The proteins below come from a single Leptotrichia sp. oral taxon 223 genomic window:
- the gatA gene encoding Asp-tRNA(Asn)/Glu-tRNA(Gln) amidotransferase subunit GatA, producing the protein MNLYKKTASELAEMIKNKEITSEEVTRNFLDRIKSVEDKIGAFSNIFEEKALEQARKIDEENNEEGRKNYENTGLFGVPVALKDNIVSKGDLTTAASQILKNYVGVYDATVVKKLKEAGVVLVGKANMDEFAMGSSNENSSIKSASNPWDLERVPGGSSGGSAAAVAASEIPVALGTDTGGSIRQPASLTGTVGIKPTYGRVSRYGLMAFGSSLDQIGALAKSSQDLARVMQIISGYDENDPTTADVEVPDYLSLLEKDIKGLKIGLPKEYFSDELDKSIKEVVDKTVETLKKLGAEVKEVSLPYTKYAISTYYIISSAEAASNLSRYDGVRYGVRKSDENIEEMYVKSRTEGFGDEVKRRIMIGNYVLSSGFYDAYYKKASQVRRLIRDDFLRVLSEVDLILTPVSPTTAFKKGEKVTNPVQMYLGDIFTVSINMAGLPAISVPGGFVDGLPVGIQLIGNYFREDLLFNVANKFEKERGEIEYPEL; encoded by the coding sequence ATGAATTTATACAAAAAAACGGCTAGTGAACTGGCTGAAATGATAAAAAATAAAGAGATTACTTCAGAAGAAGTTACAAGAAATTTTTTAGATAGGATAAAATCGGTTGAAGATAAGATTGGGGCTTTTTCTAATATTTTTGAGGAGAAGGCATTGGAACAGGCTCGAAAAATTGATGAAGAAAATAATGAAGAAGGAAGAAAAAATTATGAAAATACAGGACTTTTTGGAGTGCCTGTGGCGTTGAAGGATAATATTGTTTCAAAAGGGGATTTGACAACGGCGGCTTCGCAAATTTTGAAAAATTATGTGGGAGTTTATGATGCAACTGTTGTGAAAAAGTTGAAGGAAGCTGGAGTAGTACTAGTTGGAAAGGCTAATATGGATGAATTTGCGATGGGATCTTCAAATGAAAATTCGTCTATAAAGTCAGCATCTAATCCTTGGGATTTGGAAAGAGTGCCAGGAGGAAGCAGTGGAGGATCGGCTGCTGCGGTTGCGGCTAGTGAAATACCTGTTGCTTTGGGAACAGATACTGGTGGAAGTATTAGACAGCCTGCGAGCTTGACTGGAACTGTGGGGATAAAGCCAACTTATGGAAGAGTTTCAAGATACGGGCTTATGGCATTTGGTTCTTCGCTGGATCAGATTGGGGCTTTGGCAAAAAGTTCGCAAGATTTGGCAAGAGTTATGCAGATAATTTCAGGATATGATGAAAATGATCCGACAACTGCGGATGTGGAAGTGCCAGATTATTTATCTTTGCTTGAAAAAGATATAAAAGGATTAAAAATTGGGCTTCCAAAAGAATATTTTTCAGATGAACTGGATAAATCAATAAAGGAAGTTGTGGATAAAACTGTGGAAACATTGAAAAAACTTGGAGCAGAAGTGAAGGAAGTATCGTTGCCTTACACAAAATACGCAATTTCCACTTATTATATAATTTCATCGGCTGAGGCGGCTTCAAACTTGTCAAGATATGACGGAGTGAGATATGGAGTTAGAAAAAGTGATGAAAATATTGAAGAAATGTATGTAAAATCACGAACAGAAGGTTTTGGAGATGAAGTAAAACGTAGAATTATGATTGGAAATTACGTGTTAAGTTCTGGATTTTATGATGCTTATTATAAAAAGGCTTCGCAAGTTAGAAGATTAATAAGAGATGATTTTTTGCGAGTTCTTTCAGAAGTTGATTTAATTTTGACACCAGTTTCTCCAACAACAGCGTTTAAAAAAGGTGAAAAAGTTACTAATCCAGTTCAGATGTATTTGGGAGATATTTTTACTGTATCAATAAATATGGCTGGATTACCTGCAATATCAGTGCCAGGCGGTTTTGTAGATGGACTTCCTGTGGGAATACAGCTGATTGGAAATTACTTTAGGGAAGACTTGCTGTTCAATGTGGCGAATAAATTTGAGAAGGAACGTGGAGAGATAGAATATCCTGAGTTGTAA
- the gatB gene encoding Asp-tRNA(Asn)/Glu-tRNA(Gln) amidotransferase subunit GatB gives MSMEYETVIGLEVHCQLKTNTKVWCSCDADYDNKEPNTAVCPICTGQPGALPKLNEKVLDYAIKAALALGCEINRESYFDRKNYFYPDSPKNYQITQFFKPYAENGVLKITTNSGKEASVGIERIQIEEDTAKSIHTASETLLNYNRASVPLIEIISKPEIKNAEEAYAYLNTLKDRLKYTKVSDVSMELGSLRCDANVSVRKKGETKLGTRTETKNLNSFKAVVKAIEYETNRQIEVLESGGRVVQETRLWDEENAVTKPMRSKEEAMDYRYFPEPDLPAIIITESRLSNVKDEMPEFADEKAKRFINEYKLNEMEAATLSSEQELAEYYEQVVKVSDDARLAANWVLTEILRVLKEKNISIEEFSVEPENIGKLIKLIKANTISSKIAKDVFEILLSENKDPEIIVKEKGLVQITDNSEIEKIVEQVLVENPQSVEDYKAGKSNALKYLMGQSMRLSKGKANPQMINEMILARLEG, from the coding sequence ATGAGTATGGAATATGAAACAGTCATCGGACTGGAAGTGCATTGTCAATTGAAAACGAATACGAAGGTATGGTGTTCTTGTGATGCGGATTATGATAATAAGGAGCCTAATACTGCGGTATGTCCTATTTGTACAGGGCAGCCTGGGGCTTTGCCGAAGTTGAATGAGAAAGTATTGGATTATGCAATAAAGGCGGCACTTGCACTTGGGTGTGAGATAAACAGGGAGAGTTATTTTGATAGAAAAAATTATTTTTATCCTGATTCACCAAAAAATTATCAAATAACACAGTTTTTTAAGCCTTATGCTGAAAATGGAGTTTTGAAAATTACTACAAATAGTGGGAAGGAAGCAAGTGTCGGGATTGAAAGAATACAGATTGAGGAAGATACGGCGAAAAGTATTCATACGGCTTCTGAAACTTTACTGAATTATAACAGAGCCTCTGTGCCGTTAATTGAGATTATTTCAAAGCCTGAGATAAAAAATGCTGAGGAAGCGTATGCTTATTTGAATACATTGAAGGATAGGCTGAAATATACGAAAGTCAGTGATGTAAGTATGGAACTTGGATCACTTAGATGCGATGCTAATGTTTCTGTTAGAAAAAAAGGCGAAACAAAACTTGGGACTAGAACCGAAACAAAGAATTTGAACTCGTTTAAGGCGGTTGTGAAGGCGATTGAGTATGAAACAAACAGACAAATTGAAGTGCTTGAAAGTGGTGGGCGTGTAGTTCAGGAAACAAGACTCTGGGATGAGGAAAATGCAGTTACAAAGCCGATGAGAAGTAAAGAGGAAGCAATGGATTACAGATATTTTCCAGAGCCTGACTTGCCAGCGATTATCATTACTGAATCAAGACTTTCAAATGTAAAAGATGAAATGCCTGAATTTGCAGATGAGAAGGCAAAAAGATTTATTAATGAGTATAAATTGAATGAAATGGAAGCGGCGACTCTTTCATCAGAGCAGGAACTGGCTGAATATTATGAGCAAGTTGTAAAAGTGTCAGATGATGCAAGACTTGCGGCAAACTGGGTATTAACAGAAATTTTACGTGTGTTAAAAGAAAAAAATATCTCTATTGAGGAATTTTCTGTTGAGCCTGAAAATATTGGAAAATTAATTAAATTGATAAAAGCGAATACGATTAGTTCAAAAATAGCAAAAGATGTGTTTGAAATTTTGCTTTCAGAAAATAAAGATCCTGAAATTATCGTAAAGGAAAAAGGGCTTGTGCAAATTACAGACAACAGCGAAATTGAAAAGATTGTAGAGCAGGTACTGGTTGAAAATCCTCAATCTGTGGAAGATTATAAGGCTGGAAAAAGCAATGCACTAAAATATCTTATGGGACAGTCAATGAGGCTTTCTAAAGGTAAGGCCAATCCGCAAATGATTAATGAAATGATTTTAGCAAGACTTGAAGGTTAA
- a CDS encoding penicillin-binding transpeptidase domain-containing protein has product MKKGNKKSSIIDRAKSNMEKNRKKQKLKKILKKLFKYFNTFNGRFVLIFLFTVIGFAALIGRVYYLQTKGGEKIREDSEKKYSYKTYKKAKRGKISTSDGQVLAYDNEDYFVILDPTLIDEENIDTLLEMLKRYIESLDIQKYKLEYLEKKKAGRQYLKIDNKISYRTKIEIESEIDNDKNEAMKRKKEKYKRRFKGIVFETVFTRNYVQNDAFQETLGFVNNENKGVYGIEKYYDKQLAGEMGVEPRLRIPKPFLEIVKVKNKNEAKTAVEGNNLVLTLDSVMQYNLDEELQKAFVDNNASSAMGILIEVETGKILAMSSYPKAEDKATIKNRPITDFFEPGSIFKPITVAIGLDSKAINEYSKIYSSGSIRVYDRIIRDHDSSTTGSLGLADIVAHSGNVAMVKIQNDINKNTFYRYLVDVGLSGKTGIDTYFESMQKLREFKTLKDEVRRANIAFGQGIAITQIQMIMALNTVINDGKLMKPYLVERIEDSKGNILKQNKPVMVKKVFSDEASRLNRRYMEASVNRGTGEGAYIPGYRVGGKTGTAQKAGKDGYKNSYVSSFFAFFPADKPKYAILITIGEPKGGKYYGAQVALPSVKRVLEKLIEYKRIQPIGKVKTPDKNIGFVQEEKKKDLGKIKQDFDKNIMPDLTGISLREFLSIYPQGKFAQYEITGSGAVVSQFPEKGTKLDKHTKIQIMLE; this is encoded by the coding sequence ATGAAAAAGGGTAATAAAAAAAGCAGTATTATTGACAGAGCAAAGTCAAATATGGAAAAAAATAGAAAAAAACAGAAGCTGAAAAAAATTTTAAAAAAGTTGTTTAAATATTTTAATACATTTAACGGGCGTTTTGTATTGATATTTCTTTTTACAGTTATAGGATTTGCAGCGTTAATCGGAAGAGTTTACTATCTTCAGACAAAAGGTGGAGAAAAAATAAGGGAAGATTCAGAAAAAAAATATTCCTACAAAACCTATAAAAAAGCTAAAAGAGGTAAAATTTCTACGAGCGACGGGCAAGTTCTGGCATATGACAATGAAGACTATTTTGTTATACTTGATCCGACTTTGATTGATGAGGAAAATATTGATACACTGCTGGAAATGTTAAAAAGATATATTGAGTCCTTGGATATTCAAAAATATAAACTTGAATATCTGGAAAAAAAGAAGGCTGGCCGTCAATATTTAAAGATAGATAATAAAATTTCGTATAGAACAAAAATTGAAATTGAGTCGGAAATTGATAATGATAAAAATGAGGCAATGAAGCGTAAAAAGGAAAAATATAAAAGACGGTTTAAAGGGATAGTCTTTGAAACGGTTTTTACAAGAAATTATGTGCAAAATGATGCTTTTCAGGAAACGCTTGGGTTTGTAAATAATGAAAATAAAGGTGTTTACGGGATTGAAAAATATTATGATAAACAGCTTGCAGGAGAAATGGGAGTTGAGCCACGGCTTAGAATACCAAAGCCATTTTTGGAAATTGTAAAAGTGAAAAATAAAAATGAAGCAAAAACTGCTGTTGAAGGAAATAATCTTGTACTTACACTTGACAGTGTTATGCAGTACAATCTTGATGAGGAGTTGCAGAAGGCGTTTGTAGATAATAACGCAAGTTCGGCAATGGGAATTTTAATAGAAGTGGAAACCGGGAAAATATTGGCGATGTCATCGTATCCAAAGGCGGAAGACAAGGCAACCATAAAAAACAGGCCAATTACTGATTTTTTTGAACCAGGGTCAATATTTAAGCCTATAACAGTTGCTATAGGTTTGGATTCAAAAGCAATTAATGAATATTCAAAAATTTATTCATCAGGTTCAATCCGGGTATATGACAGAATAATAAGAGATCACGACAGCTCAACGACTGGAAGTTTAGGTTTAGCAGATATAGTCGCACATTCTGGAAATGTAGCGATGGTAAAGATACAGAATGATATTAACAAGAATACTTTTTATCGTTATTTAGTTGATGTTGGATTAAGCGGGAAAACAGGCATAGATACGTATTTTGAATCAATGCAGAAGCTTCGTGAGTTTAAGACTTTGAAAGATGAAGTAAGAAGAGCCAACATAGCTTTTGGACAGGGAATTGCAATAACGCAGATTCAAATGATAATGGCATTAAATACAGTTATTAATGATGGTAAATTGATGAAGCCCTATCTGGTGGAAAGGATAGAAGACAGCAAGGGGAACATATTGAAACAGAATAAGCCTGTTATGGTAAAAAAAGTGTTTAGTGATGAAGCGTCAAGACTAAATAGAAGGTATATGGAAGCGAGCGTAAATCGTGGAACTGGTGAAGGGGCATACATACCTGGCTACCGTGTCGGCGGGAAAACAGGGACTGCTCAGAAAGCAGGAAAGGATGGATATAAAAATAGCTATGTCAGTTCATTTTTTGCATTTTTTCCAGCAGATAAGCCTAAATACGCTATACTGATAACTATTGGCGAACCTAAAGGCGGGAAATATTATGGAGCTCAAGTTGCCTTGCCATCAGTAAAAAGAGTATTGGAAAAATTAATTGAGTACAAGAGAATACAGCCAATTGGAAAGGTTAAAACTCCTGACAAGAACATTGGATTTGTGCAGGAAGAAAAGAAAAAGGACTTAGGAAAGATAAAGCAGGATTTTGATAAAAATATTATGCCTGATTTAACTGGAATCAGTCTGAGGGAGTTTTTGTCGATTTATCCGCAAGGGAAGTTTGCTCAGTATGAGATTACAGGAAGTGGAGCGGTTGTGTCGCAGTTTCCTGAAAAAGGGACTAAACTTGATAAGCATACAAAGATACAGATAATGCTGGAATAA